A single genomic interval of Eurosta solidaginis isolate ZX-2024a chromosome 3, ASM4086904v1, whole genome shotgun sequence harbors:
- the HnRNP-K gene encoding heterogeneous nuclear ribonucleoprotein K homolog isoform X3: MLKYFEERDDEVDVRLLIHQSLAGCVIGKGGQKIKEIRDKIGCRILKVFSNVAPQSTDRVVQMIGKQSQVIDAIREVVTLTRETPIKGPVHNYDPNNFDRMYADEYGGYGSGGGGGGGGGNNRQSRGGRGGGGGGGNFGNDRGGRNDRSRSGGRRENPFINPWANDDGFGGNNGGGGGGFGGGNFGGGGFGGGNFGGNGGGFGGNNGPSGNFGNNAGFGGGLGGGLGNQGSGGGFGGNLGGGFGGNQMNNGGGGGFGGGGMNQGGGFGGPNNNNSMGSGGMGGGMGGGGGGFGPGPTNNGPNAGNSGNLPTGHDPKNSTQVTIPKDLAGAIIGKGGGRIRRIRNESGAYITIDEPLPGSTDRIITISGNPKQIQMAQYLLQQSVHENNGRRNF; this comes from the exons aAAATTGGTTGCCGAATTTTGAAAGTTTTCTCAAATGTTGCTCCGCAAAGTACAGATCGGGTTGTGCAAATGATTGGCAAGCAATCCCAGGTGATTGATGCTATACGCGAAGTGGTCACATTAACACGAGAA ACACCTATTAAGGGACCAGTCCATAATTATGACCCCAACAATTTCGATCGTATGTACGCCGATGAATATGGCGGCTATGGCtccggtggtggtggtggcggcgGTGGCGGCAACAATCGTCAATCGCGTGGCGGACGTGGTGGCGGCGGTGGTGGTGGCAATTTTGGCAACGATCGCGGAGGGCGTAATGATCGTAGTCGCAGTGGTGGTCGGCGTGAAAATCCCTTTATAAACCCATGGGCGAACGACGATGGCTTTGGCGGAAATAATGGTGGAGGTGGTGGTGGTTTTGGTGGTGGCAACTTTGGTGGCGGAGGTTTTGGTGGCGGTAATTTTGGCGGCAATGGCGGCGGATTCGGTGGAAATAATGGGCCATCTGGAAATTTCGGTAACAACGCTGGCTTTGGTGGTGGACTCGGTGGTGGTCTTGGCAACCAAGGTAGCGGCGGCGGTTTTGGTGGCAACTTAGGTGGCGGTTTCGGTGGAAATCAGATGAATAATGGTGGTGGCGGTGGTTTTGGTGGAGGCGGCATGAATCAAGGCGGTGGCTTTGGTGGACCAAATAATAACAACAGTATGGGATCTGGCGGTATGGGAGGAGGTATGGGAGGCGGCGGTGGTGGTTTCGGACCAGGACCCACCAATAATGGGCCAAATGCTGGTAATTCCGGAAATCTTCCCACTGGCCATGATCCTAAAAACAGTACGCAAGTAACCATTCCGAAAGAT TTGGCTGGTGCTATAATAGGCAAAGGAGGCGGCCGTATTCGACGCATACGTAATGAATCTGGTGCATACATAACCATCGATGAGCCATTGCCCGGATCAACTGACCGTATTATAACCATATCTGGCAACCCCAAACAAATCCAAATGGCCCAGTATCTTTTACAACAGAG tgtgcACGAGAACAATGGAAGGCGAAACTTTTAA
- the LOC137246717 gene encoding T-complex protein 1 subunit eta-like, with the protein MFCAVHVPEEDWKCRMKACGGAVMTTANDINSSVLGQCDYFEERQVGGERFNIFQGCVNAKTCTLILRGGAELFLEETDLRYMML; encoded by the exons atgttctgtgctgttcatgtaccagaagaagattggaaatgtagaatgaaagcttgtggtggtgctgttatgactacagctaatgatattaattcaagtgttttgggtcaatgtgattactttgaagaacgtcaggttggtggtgaacgtttcaacattttccaag gttgcgttaatgctaaaacatgtacattgattttacgtggcggtgccgaactatttttggaagaaactgaccttcgttacatgatgctataa